The sequence TGATATTTCGGTGGCGGCTTACCCGGAAGTTCACCCCGAAGCAAAGAGCGCGCAAGCGGACCTGATTAACCTGAAGCGCAAGATTGATGCGGGCGCTAACCGTGCCATTACGCAGTTCTTTTTTGATGTCGAGAGCTACCTGCGCTTTCGTGACCGCTGCGTGGCCACCGGTATTGATGTCGAAATCGTGCCAGGGATCTTACCCGTGTCCAACTTTAAGCAGCTTCAGCGCTTCGCCACCATGACCAATGTGCGGGTGCCTAACTGGATGACCACCATTTTTGAAGGGCTGGATAACGACCCTGAGACGCGTAAAATGGTCGGTGCTTCGGTGGCGATGGACATGGTGAAAATCTTAAGCCGCGAAGGCGTGAAAGATTTCCATTTCTATACCCTGAATCGGGCGGAGTTGAGTTATGCAATTTGCCATACATTGGGGGTCAGACCTTAGGCGACACACGTATTTGGCTAACAAATAACCAGCAAGGAGGGTTTAGCACCTGCCCCCTCCTTCACCTCCCCCAACCCCACTCGACCCTATACTTTATCTGCCAGAAACTTTACTGGCACGGCGGGCGGGCCAAAACGGTTATCACCGTCACTCCCCAGAAACGCGCCGCAATCAATAAACATCATGACAATAATCAGCGTGGGAATGAAGCGCCCGACCCCCCATTGCCAAATAGGGGCCAGCATTTGCCAATTACCGGCCATCAACATCCAAGCCAGCACCACCAAAAATGCCCACCAACCCGCTTTATTGCGATCATGCAAGCGTTTGACCACCACCGCCGCCGTTGGCCACAGTAAAAAAACGACCGCAAACGCAGCGGTTTGAATCGGCAACCAATCCTGCCCAGCCAGTGTAAAAATCACCAGCATCGCCATAAGCCACAGGCCGATCCAGATCCAAAAATCCCGCCGCCCGATGCGGCCTTTAAATGAAAAACACCACTGCTGTATTGTCATCGATGAACTGATCCATTTACTTAAAAATAGTTTATTAGTGCATGTACCCAATAGATTTCAAGGTGCAGGAAGGTGGCAAGCGAGAAAATCCCGATGAGCTTACACAAGTAAGTGATTCGGGTGACAAATCTGCCGGGAGCAGATTTGAACGCTGCTTGCAGCGGCCTCACAGAGGCGAGGCCCATGGACGGGCCGAGTAACAAGTGCTGCCAACACGCCTGCAATTTGAAAGATGACGGGTGTGCGAAGTGTAACTCAACCACACAACTAGCCCACAAACTTTGCAGTGAATTTTGACAATCACCCCTGATTACCGTTTTAATCCCCTCACACACTTCTAACGACGGCGTAAGTCATGAGAAAAGAAATTGCCGCAACGCTAACAATATTGCTGCTAATCGCAGCGGTTAGCCGCGCTCATGCCGATCCCGCAGACGACAGTGGTCAGCCAACGGAAGAGGCACAACCGACTGCACCTTATCTGCTTTCCGGCGCGCCAACCTTTGATTTAACGCTAGTTAAATTCCGTGAAAGTTATAACCGCGCCAACCCGACACTGCCCATCAGTGAGTTTCACGCCATCATCGTCAAGGGCGATGCGCCGCCACTGACCCGAGCAGCCAGTAAAATCAATGAAAATCTCTATGCTTCAACCGCACTGGAGAAAGGCACCGGTAAGATTAAAACCTTACAAATCACCTATTTGCCGATAAAAGGGAGCGAGGAGAAAACAGCCCGACTGGTGGCCGTCAATTACATGGCAGCCCTGATGCGGCAGTTTGA comes from Yersinia mollaretii ATCC 43969 and encodes:
- a CDS encoding DUF805 domain-containing protein, giving the protein MTIQQWCFSFKGRIGRRDFWIWIGLWLMAMLVIFTLAGQDWLPIQTAAFAVVFLLWPTAAVVVKRLHDRNKAGWWAFLVVLAWMLMAGNWQMLAPIWQWGVGRFIPTLIIVMMFIDCGAFLGSDGDNRFGPPAVPVKFLADKV
- the metF gene encoding methylenetetrahydrofolate reductase, giving the protein MSFFHANQREALNQSLAELQGQINVSFEFFPPRTSEMEETLWSSIDRLSTLKPKFVSVTYGANSGERDRTHSIIKGIKERTGLEAAPHLTCVDASPTQLRDIAADYWNSGIRHIVALRGDLPPDSGKPEMYASDLVTLLKDVGDFDISVAAYPEVHPEAKSAQADLINLKRKIDAGANRAITQFFFDVESYLRFRDRCVATGIDVEIVPGILPVSNFKQLQRFATMTNVRVPNWMTTIFEGLDNDPETRKMVGASVAMDMVKILSREGVKDFHFYTLNRAELSYAICHTLGVRP
- a CDS encoding DUF1454 family protein, whose product is MRKEIAATLTILLLIAAVSRAHADPADDSGQPTEEAQPTAPYLLSGAPTFDLTLVKFRESYNRANPTLPISEFHAIIVKGDAPPLTRAASKINENLYASTALEKGTGKIKTLQITYLPIKGSEEKTARLVAVNYMAALMRQFEPALTLQQSIDNVQQLLTKGKGSTFYTHPVGAIRYVVADNGEKGLTFAVEPIKLSLSEA